One Keratinibaculum paraultunense genomic window carries:
- a CDS encoding sensor histidine kinase, translating to MRKFAEKFLIILFCLYNTYKINPDKNLAFYFLISLILSLLLDLLHTKKRRISLYILFIMLCFFDNLFIFYLPLILYNIYLDFGIYTILVTPLVLMISPITNLMVSIISIYFSEMSKKYKIILTENKIVRDKLTEDNIYLKKYNKQLKIDKEKNIQIAILTERNRIARELHDSIGHAISSSILQVEALKIISNENAVISGLNTLQNTLSNGMEDIRKNIHNLYSESLELKSQIEKLCREIPNIDTEIIYNLEDDLDYNLKFDILSIVKEAITNCIKHSNATKLKITLLSQPKFYSIVIKDNGSIFDENVFKNSKGIGLMSMEDIAKKYNGFLNYKFDDGFQLHLTLMKGDIV from the coding sequence ATGAGAAAATTTGCAGAAAAGTTTTTAATCATTCTGTTTTGCCTATATAATACATATAAAATAAATCCAGATAAAAACTTAGCTTTTTATTTTCTTATAAGCCTTATTCTTTCTTTGCTTTTAGATTTATTACATACGAAAAAGAGAAGAATTTCTCTTTACATTTTATTTATAATGCTATGCTTTTTCGATAATTTATTTATTTTTTATTTACCTTTGATTTTATATAATATTTATTTAGATTTTGGCATATATACTATATTAGTCACACCTTTAGTTCTAATGATTTCCCCCATAACAAATTTAATGGTTTCTATTATTTCTATTTATTTTTCGGAAATGTCTAAAAAGTATAAAATTATTTTAACTGAAAATAAAATAGTAAGAGATAAACTAACAGAAGATAATATTTATCTAAAAAAATATAATAAACAATTAAAAATAGATAAGGAAAAAAATATACAAATTGCCATACTTACAGAAAGAAATCGTATTGCAAGAGAACTTCATGATTCCATAGGTCATGCCATAAGTAGTAGTATACTTCAAGTAGAAGCCTTAAAGATAATCTCCAATGAAAATGCTGTCATATCTGGTTTAAATACATTACAAAACACCTTATCTAATGGTATGGAAGATATTAGAAAAAACATACACAATCTTTATAGCGAATCTTTAGAATTAAAATCTCAAATTGAAAAACTTTGTAGAGAAATTCCAAATATAGACACAGAAATTATCTATAATTTAGAAGACGATCTAGATTATAATTTGAAATTTGATATTTTATCTATTGTAAAAGAAGCAATAACCAATTGCATTAAACATTCCAACGCTACAAAATTAAAAATAACTTTACTTAGTCAGCCAAAATTTTATTCTATTGTCATAAAGGATAATGGAAGTATATTTGATGAAAATGTTTTCAAAAACTCTAAAGGTATAGGACTTATGTCTATGGAGGATATAGCTAAAAAATATAATGGTTTTTTAAATTATAAATTTGATGATGGTTTTCAACTACATTTAACTTTAATGAAAGGTGATATTGTATGA
- a CDS encoding response regulator — protein sequence MNIIIIDDDPLVVESLKTIINANGINILAIGYDGLEAVKLYDKYRPDLMLMDIRMEKMNGIEATKEILALCQYLGWDFLKSRSITIFTLIFVL from the coding sequence ATGAATATAATTATTATAGATGATGATCCTTTGGTAGTAGAATCTTTAAAAACAATTATAAATGCCAATGGTATAAATATATTAGCAATAGGATACGATGGTCTAGAAGCAGTAAAATTATATGATAAATATAGACCAGATTTAATGCTTATGGATATTAGAATGGAAAAAATGAATGGAATCGAAGCTACTAAAGAAATTTTGGCTCTTTGTCAATATTTGGGGTGGGATTTTCTTAAATCCCGCTCCATTACTATTTTTACCCTTATTTTTGTGTTATGA
- a CDS encoding ISL3 family transposase gives MHDYREQTIKDLPFQFKHTYLVLRKRRYACSCGKRFYESYDFLPRYHRMTNRLAFFICQELTKLTSLTSVAKVANVSVSTVIRIFNHVNYGTPTLPKVLCIDEFKGNAETGKYQCILVDGENNKVLDIIPDRCQSDLVGYFRQFSRKERNKVKFFVCDMWQPYVDLAKVFFPNAIIVIDKYHFIRHVTWAIENVRKRIQKSMTATLRKYYKRSRKLILTRYHKLKDENKEAVDLMLLYNDDLRIAHKLKEWFYEICQSDKYSYQCRELAKWIQNAESSGIPEFEKCAATYRRWHKEIKNAFKYGYTNGPTEGFNNKIKVLKRISFGLKNFYRFRNRILHCTS, from the coding sequence ATTCATGACTACAGAGAACAGACAATTAAGGATTTACCTTTTCAATTTAAACATACCTATCTTGTACTTAGAAAAAGAAGGTATGCTTGCTCTTGTGGAAAAAGGTTTTATGAGTCTTATGACTTTTTACCTCGCTATCACCGCATGACTAACCGTTTAGCATTTTTTATTTGCCAAGAGCTTACCAAGCTAACTAGTCTAACTTCTGTAGCTAAAGTGGCCAACGTCTCTGTTTCTACTGTTATTCGTATCTTTAATCATGTCAACTATGGTACTCCTACACTGCCTAAGGTTCTATGTATTGATGAGTTTAAGGGGAATGCAGAGACTGGAAAGTATCAGTGTATTCTTGTTGATGGGGAAAACAATAAGGTTTTAGATATTATTCCTGACAGGTGTCAAAGTGATCTTGTAGGCTACTTTAGGCAATTTTCTCGTAAGGAAAGGAATAAGGTGAAGTTCTTTGTATGCGACATGTGGCAGCCTTACGTTGATTTAGCTAAAGTATTTTTCCCTAATGCTATAATTGTTATCGATAAATACCACTTTATTAGGCATGTAACTTGGGCTATTGAAAATGTCAGGAAACGCATACAAAAATCTATGACTGCTACTCTTAGAAAATACTATAAACGGAGTAGAAAACTGATTTTAACGCGATATCATAAGCTTAAGGATGAGAATAAAGAAGCCGTTGATTTAATGCTTTTATATAATGATGACCTACGTATTGCCCATAAACTTAAAGAATGGTTTTATGAAATCTGTCAAAGCGATAAATATTCCTACCAATGTAGGGAATTAGCTAAGTGGATTCAAAATGCAGAAAGCTCTGGAATACCAGAGTTTGAAAAATGTGCAGCTACATATAGAAGATGGCATAAGGAAATTAAAAATGCCTTTAAATATGGTTATACTAATGGTCCAACTGAAGGTTTCAACAATAAAATCAAAGTATTAAAACGAATATCCTTTGGACTTAAAAACTTTTATAGATTTCGTAATAGAATACTTCACTGTACAAGCTAA
- a CDS encoding SPASM domain-containing protein — translation MYCGLYSNNQFTVAPNCDVYKCWEHVGQEEHLMGKIDENGNLRVTYAYYDWMSVDPLKNAECSECVYLPVCGGGCGVVSYNETGTYHAKGCFKVKGTIEKQVLKYVEEITKANIDPLNYCDCKGGCGKE, via the coding sequence ATGTATTGTGGGTTGTATAGCAACAACCAATTCACAGTTGCACCAAACTGTGATGTTTATAAATGTTGGGAACATGTGGGGCAGGAGGAACATCTAATGGGGAAAATAGATGAGAATGGAAATTTGAGAGTGACTTATGCATATTACGATTGGATGTCAGTAGATCCCCTTAAAAACGCGGAATGTAGTGAATGTGTATACCTTCCAGTTTGTGGTGGAGGATGTGGTGTAGTAAGCTATAACGAAACAGGTACTTATCATGCAAAGGGTTGCTTTAAGGTTAAAGGTACTATCGAAAAGCAGGTTCTAAAATATGTAGAAGAAATAACTAAAGCCAATATTGATCCTCTAAATTATTGCGATTGCAAAGGTGGTTGTGGTAAAGAGTGA
- a CDS encoding ABC transporter ATP-binding protein, which yields MIRKIIKNFNIIIKNNIFVLGIVWRLSKLRFLIKIIVTVISSILPTINIIIVRYIISLLESDIPRTDTMLRQLFIVIIGLTSMQLIPKLFLAFNSALIEPFLASKINNYMNEMFFDKAQLFEYKNFEDPNFYDKYTRALAQTENIPHMVFNSFFQLFGSIISILSLSALIISMDWVVIMFTMFVVLVNFIQSIISGKLDFNMAQVLTPISRRQNYLKRVLYNAAYAKEIQCNDVIGTGKRYYFEAFEKLLKILKRYGIKSVGLNVVSILLTTASSTTMMLYLFSRVWLGVYSIADYSALMSSSGQFEGTLKAFFESLSNFYRNSLEIDNLKFIYFYKRESTDGHLTLNAERPYTLEVKNLYFKYPNSDKYALKNISFKINAGEKVLLVGLNGSGKTTLIKILLGLYQPQRGEILINGINLKEYKREEILKKMGVVFQDYQTFAFTIKENISFEEEMNTRVYDILEELDLTPVIKALPNGMHTSLSKEFDTIGTLLSGGEAQKICIARALNKETGLYIFDEPSSALDPISEYKLNKLLDKITNKTVIIISHRLTTAITADNILFLKSGELVEQGTHKELMKRKGYYFDLFTKQAEKYGTEYLISSF from the coding sequence GTGATTCGAAAAATAATTAAGAACTTTAATATTATTATTAAGAATAATATATTTGTTTTAGGAATTGTTTGGCGCCTTTCAAAACTGCGATTTTTGATAAAAATAATTGTTACAGTTATTTCGTCAATCTTACCAACAATCAATATTATAATTGTAAGATATATAATATCCTTATTAGAAAGCGATATACCTAGAACGGATACTATGCTGCGGCAGTTGTTTATTGTCATCATAGGGTTAACAAGTATGCAGCTTATACCTAAACTTTTCTTAGCTTTTAATAGTGCGTTAATAGAGCCTTTTCTGGCTTCTAAAATTAACAATTATATGAACGAAATGTTTTTTGACAAAGCACAGCTGTTTGAATATAAAAACTTTGAAGACCCGAACTTTTATGATAAGTACACAAGGGCTCTGGCACAAACAGAGAATATTCCACATATGGTTTTTAATTCTTTCTTTCAACTTTTTGGAAGTATAATCTCTATTTTATCTTTGTCAGCACTTATAATTTCGATGGATTGGGTAGTCATTATGTTCACTATGTTTGTAGTTCTAGTGAATTTTATCCAATCCATTATTTCAGGCAAGCTTGATTTTAATATGGCACAGGTACTTACTCCAATTTCTAGGAGGCAAAACTATCTTAAAAGAGTATTGTATAATGCTGCTTATGCAAAAGAAATACAGTGTAATGATGTTATAGGTACAGGCAAAAGATATTATTTTGAAGCCTTTGAGAAATTATTAAAAATATTGAAAAGGTATGGTATCAAATCGGTTGGTTTGAATGTTGTTTCAATACTGTTGACAACCGCATCATCAACTACAATGATGTTATATCTTTTTTCACGGGTGTGGCTTGGAGTTTATTCTATAGCTGATTATTCTGCTCTTATGAGTTCTTCAGGTCAATTTGAAGGTACATTAAAAGCATTTTTTGAGAGTCTGTCCAATTTTTATAGAAATAGTCTTGAAATCGATAATTTAAAGTTTATCTATTTTTACAAAAGAGAAAGCACTGATGGTCACTTAACATTAAATGCTGAAAGACCATATACATTGGAAGTAAAAAACTTATATTTTAAGTATCCTAATTCCGATAAGTACGCCTTAAAGAATATATCTTTTAAAATTAATGCAGGAGAAAAGGTTTTGCTTGTTGGATTAAACGGATCTGGAAAAACAACTCTAATAAAAATACTATTGGGTTTGTATCAGCCACAAAGGGGAGAAATATTAATTAATGGGATTAATTTAAAAGAATATAAAAGAGAAGAAATATTAAAAAAAATGGGCGTAGTATTTCAGGATTATCAAACTTTTGCTTTTACTATTAAAGAAAATATATCTTTTGAAGAAGAAATGAATACAAGAGTTTATGATATACTTGAAGAATTAGATTTAACACCTGTAATAAAGGCATTACCAAATGGCATGCATACATCTTTATCAAAGGAATTTGATACCATAGGGACTCTTTTATCTGGTGGTGAAGCTCAAAAAATATGTATTGCAAGAGCATTAAATAAGGAGACAGGACTCTACATATTTGATGAACCTTCAAGTGCCTTGGATCCTATTTCAGAATACAAGTTGAATAAACTACTAGATAAAATAACAAATAAGACTGTTATTATTATTTCACATCGACTGACTACGGCGATAACGGCTGATAATATTTTATTTTTAAAATCTGGGGAATTAGTAGAACAAGGAACTCACAAAGAGCTGATGAAAAGAAAGGGCTATTACTTTGATTTGTTTACAAAGCAGGCTGAAAAATATGGTACTGAGTACTTAATTAGCAGTTTTTAA
- a CDS encoding ISL3 family transposase, with product MQSNFITQLLDLKGVKVTKISHEDSFVKIYITTDPKEHTCPACGAKTKKIHDYREQTIKDLPFQFKHTYLVLRKRRYACSCGKRFYESYDFLPRYHRMTNRLAFFICQELTKLTSLTSVAKVANVSVSTVIRIFNHVNYGTPTLPKVLCIDEFKGNAETGKYQCILVDGENNKVLDIIPDRCQSDLVSYFRQFSRKERNKVKFFVCDMWQPYVDLAKVFFPNAIIVIDKYHFIRHVTWAIENVRKRIQKSMTATLRKYYKRSRKLILTRYHKLKDENKEAVDLMLLYNDDLRIAHKLKEWFYEICQSDKYSYQCRELAKWIQNAESSGIPEFEKCAATYRRWHKEIKNAFKYGYTNGPTEGFNNKIKVLKRISFGLKNFYRFRNRILHCTS from the coding sequence GTGCAATCTAATTTTATCACACAATTATTAGATTTAAAAGGGGTTAAAGTAACTAAAATATCGCATGAGGATTCTTTCGTTAAAATCTACATTACAACTGATCCAAAAGAGCATACTTGCCCTGCTTGTGGTGCTAAAACTAAAAAAATTCATGACTACAGAGAACAGACAATTAAGGATTTACCTTTTCAATTTAAGCACACATATCTTGTACTTCGAAAAAGAAGGTATGCTTGCTCTTGTGGAAAGAGGTTTTATGAGTCTTATGACTTTCTACCTCGTTATCATCGCATGACTAACCGTTTAGCATTTTTTATTTGCCAAGAGCTTACCAAGCTAACTAGTCTAACTTCTGTAGCTAAAGTGGCCAACGTCTCTGTTTCTACTGTTATTCGTATCTTTAATCATGTTAATTATGGTACTCCTACACTACCTAAGGTTCTATGTATTGATGAGTTTAAGGGGAATGCAGAGACTGGAAAGTATCAGTGTATTCTTGTTGATGGGGAAAACAATAAGGTTTTAGATATTATTCCTGACAGGTGTCAAAGTGATCTTGTAAGCTACTTTAGGCAATTTTCTCGTAAGGAAAGGAATAAGGTGAAGTTCTTTGTATGCGACATGTGGCAGCCTTACGTTGATTTAGCTAAAGTATTTTTCCCTAATGCTATAATTGTTATCGATAAATACCACTTTATTAGGCATGTAACTTGGGCTATTGAAAATGTCAGGAAACGCATACAAAAATCTATGACTGCTACTCTTAGAAAATACTATAAACGGAGTAGAAAACTGATTTTAACGCGATATCATAAGCTTAAGGATGAGAATAAAGAAGCCGTTGATTTAATGCTTTTATATAATGATGACCTACGTATTGCCCATAAACTTAAAGAATGGTTTTATGAAATCTGTCAAAGCGATAAATATTCCTACCAATGTAGGGAATTAGCTAAGTGGATTCAAAATGCAGAAAGCTCTGGAATACCAGAGTTTGAAAAATGTGCAGCTACATATAGAAGATGGCATAAGGAAATTAAAAATGCCTTTAAATATGGTTATACTAATGGTCCAACTGAAGGTTTCAACAATAAAATCAAAGTATTAAAACGAATATCCTTTGGACTTAAAAACTTTTATAGATTTCGTAATAGAATACTTCACTGTACAAGCTAA
- a CDS encoding response regulator transcription factor, whose protein sequence is MVFDSKIVTNIKKYTKKNVAIDLSDREYEILLLVAEGLNNKEIAEKLYLSEGTVRNYISNILDKLELRDRTQLAIYYYKMKFDIE, encoded by the coding sequence ATGGTCTTTGATTCTAAAATTGTAACTAATATTAAAAAATACACTAAAAAAAATGTAGCCATAGATTTATCTGATAGAGAATATGAAATTTTACTTCTAGTAGCAGAAGGATTGAATAACAAGGAGATTGCTGAAAAGCTATATTTAAGTGAAGGAACTGTTAGAAATTATATTTCTAATATACTAGATAAACTAGAACTTCGGGATAGAACCCAACTTGCTATATATTATTATAAGATGAAATTTGATATAGAATAA
- a CDS encoding homocysteine S-methyltransferase family protein, whose translation MGNIIDIIGRKFLLFDGAMGTMLQQRGLKPGDNPEIFNIEKPDIILDIHKSYIDAGADIITTNTFGANELKLKDSRYSVEEIIKRGIDIGRKAAKDKFIALDIGPTGQILKPIGTLEFEKAYEVFKRQIIVGNSMGVDLILIETMSDLYEMKAAILAAKENSNLPIFATMTFQDNKRTLMGTDPKTMVFVLEALGVDALGINCSLGPNEFHPIIDEILKYASIPVIARPNAGLPIYKDGNTIYNITPEEFSKEIVNMANRGVSIFGGCCGTNPNYIKAVSHKLQYMKPLNILPKDYTTVCSATNTIFIDGSIQVVGERINPTGKETLKNALINEDMNYVLREAIEQQKLGADILDINAGIPEIDESLIMEKMIKEIQGILDVPLQIDSSNPETIEKAVRIYNGKPIINSVTGDMATMESIFPIAKKYGANVIGLTMDEKGLPSNCEERVKICKKILDVAESYGIEKNNIIIDCLTLTASVNQSQVFETLNAIKQIKELYGVKTLLGVSNISFGLPNRKLLNRTFLTMALTYGLDIPILDPKDEEMMDSIRAFRVLSNSDKKAKKYISFYKSQPKEKSELKLDSLDEKDIKTIIFDGLKGEVVKSTEKLLETLEPLDIIDCHIIPALDEVGEKYERGDIFLPQLIQSAETVKKSFEVIKSHMKSKGEEKIDRGKIVLATVKGDIHDIGKNIVKILLENYGFEVIDLGKDVLTETIIDAILKHDVKLVGLSALMTTTVVNMEKTIKAIKDKGIDCEIMVGGAVLNKNYANMINADYYAKDAREAVKIAEKVYLKK comes from the coding sequence ATGGGAAATATAATAGATATTATAGGTAGAAAATTTTTATTATTTGATGGAGCCATGGGCACTATGCTACAGCAGAGAGGATTAAAGCCTGGAGATAATCCAGAAATATTTAATATTGAAAAACCAGATATTATATTGGATATACATAAAAGCTACATAGATGCAGGAGCTGATATTATAACTACCAATACCTTTGGGGCTAATGAATTAAAATTAAAAGATAGTAGATATTCTGTAGAGGAAATTATAAAAAGAGGGATAGATATTGGAAGAAAAGCAGCAAAAGATAAATTTATTGCATTGGATATAGGACCTACAGGGCAGATTTTAAAGCCCATAGGAACATTGGAATTTGAAAAGGCATATGAAGTATTTAAAAGACAAATAATAGTAGGCAATAGTATGGGTGTGGATTTAATACTAATAGAAACCATGTCCGATTTGTATGAAATGAAAGCAGCCATATTAGCTGCAAAAGAAAATAGCAATTTACCTATTTTTGCAACTATGACTTTTCAGGATAATAAAAGGACATTGATGGGTACAGATCCTAAAACTATGGTATTTGTGCTGGAGGCATTGGGAGTAGATGCATTGGGAATTAACTGCTCCCTAGGACCTAATGAATTTCACCCTATAATAGATGAAATATTAAAATATGCTTCCATTCCAGTTATAGCTAGACCTAATGCTGGACTTCCAATATATAAGGATGGAAATACCATATATAATATAACACCAGAGGAATTTTCAAAAGAAATTGTCAATATGGCAAATAGAGGTGTTTCAATATTTGGAGGTTGTTGTGGTACAAATCCTAATTATATAAAAGCTGTTTCCCATAAATTACAATACATGAAACCTTTAAATATTTTACCTAAAGATTATACTACTGTTTGTTCAGCCACCAACACTATATTTATTGATGGAAGTATACAAGTAGTAGGAGAGAGGATAAATCCCACAGGCAAAGAAACCCTTAAAAATGCATTGATAAATGAGGATATGAATTATGTATTGAGGGAAGCAATAGAACAACAAAAACTTGGTGCAGATATATTGGATATAAATGCAGGAATACCTGAGATAGATGAATCTTTAATTATGGAAAAGATGATAAAGGAAATTCAAGGAATTTTGGATGTTCCCCTACAAATAGATAGTTCAAATCCAGAAACAATAGAAAAAGCTGTAAGGATTTACAATGGAAAGCCTATAATAAATTCTGTCACAGGGGATATGGCTACCATGGAGAGTATATTTCCAATAGCTAAAAAATATGGTGCAAATGTAATTGGATTGACTATGGATGAAAAGGGGCTACCTTCAAATTGTGAAGAAAGAGTTAAAATTTGTAAAAAGATATTAGATGTAGCTGAAAGCTATGGCATAGAAAAAAACAATATAATAATAGATTGTCTTACCCTAACAGCATCAGTAAATCAATCCCAGGTTTTTGAAACTTTAAATGCTATAAAACAGATAAAGGAACTATATGGAGTTAAGACTCTACTTGGAGTAAGCAATATATCCTTTGGATTGCCCAATAGGAAATTGTTAAATAGGACTTTTTTAACTATGGCTTTAACTTATGGTTTGGATATACCAATTTTAGATCCTAAGGATGAAGAAATGATGGATTCCATTAGAGCTTTTAGAGTATTATCTAATTCTGATAAGAAGGCAAAAAAATATATTAGTTTTTATAAATCTCAACCAAAGGAGAAAAGTGAACTCAAGCTGGATTCATTAGATGAGAAGGATATTAAAACCATAATATTTGATGGACTAAAGGGAGAAGTAGTTAAAAGTACAGAAAAATTATTAGAAACCTTAGAGCCTTTAGATATTATTGATTGTCATATTATACCAGCATTAGATGAAGTTGGAGAAAAATATGAAAGGGGAGATATATTTTTACCCCAATTAATTCAATCTGCAGAAACTGTAAAAAAATCCTTTGAAGTAATAAAATCTCATATGAAATCTAAGGGAGAGGAAAAGATAGATAGAGGAAAAATAGTTTTAGCAACTGTAAAAGGGGATATACATGATATAGGAAAAAATATAGTTAAAATTTTGTTAGAAAACTATGGATTTGAAGTAATTGATTTAGGCAAAGATGTACTTACAGAAACTATCATAGATGCTATACTAAAGCATGATGTAAAGCTTGTAGGTTTAAGTGCCCTTATGACTACTACAGTTGTAAATATGGAAAAAACAATTAAGGCTATAAAGGATAAAGGAATTGATTGTGAAATAATGGTAGGAGGAGCAGTTCTTAATAAAAATTATGCTAATATGATAAATGCTGACTACTATGCTAAAGATGCAAGGGAAGCAGTTAAAATTGCAGAAAAGGTGTATTTAAAAAAATAA
- a CDS encoding vitamin B12 dependent-methionine synthase activation domain-containing protein — MYIDENEVLRYLGVNPKLANFKLRAYVKDGIEEILKVAYPKYMYTLLDIDTIEEKILLKGTNVYLEGNSIKKHLKDCFKCALMGVTLGPLVDRKIEYYKSWDLTRSFVLDACGTALVERVCDEVQHKIQYIANEKYKLNITSRYSPGYGDLPLSIQPKLLKLLEGDRIGLTVTEQMIMIPRKSVTAIIGLKEDLESFNISCENCSQVDECIYKKG, encoded by the coding sequence ATGTATATAGATGAAAATGAAGTATTAAGATATTTAGGGGTAAATCCTAAACTAGCCAATTTTAAATTAAGGGCATATGTAAAAGATGGTATAGAGGAAATCTTAAAAGTAGCTTATCCTAAATATATGTATACCCTATTGGATATAGATACTATTGAAGAAAAAATATTGCTAAAAGGAACTAATGTATATCTTGAAGGGAATAGCATAAAAAAGCACCTAAAGGACTGTTTTAAATGTGCATTGATGGGAGTTACATTAGGTCCATTAGTTGATAGAAAAATTGAATACTATAAAAGTTGGGATTTAACCAGAAGTTTTGTATTAGATGCTTGTGGAACTGCATTGGTGGAAAGGGTATGTGATGAGGTTCAACATAAGATACAATATATTGCCAATGAAAAATACAAATTAAATATAACATCTAGATATAGTCCAGGATATGGGGATCTTCCTTTAAGCATACAGCCTAAATTGTTAAAATTATTGGAAGGGGATAGGATTGGATTAACTGTAACAGAACAGATGATAATGATACCAAGAAAATCTGTTACAGCAATTATTGGATTAAAGGAAGATCTAGAATCTTTTAATATAAGTTGTGAAAATTGTTCTCAGGTAGATGAATGTATATATAAAAAAGGTTAA
- the metF gene encoding methylenetetrahydrofolate reductase [NAD(P)H], which translates to MFIRDLFSIKSPVISFEIFPPKKEYPIEVVYDTIEGLEELNPDFISVTYGAGGSSKDRTIEIASKIKNEYKIEALAHLTCYTSTRAETESILKELKINNVNNILALRGDPPAHGFEYKKDYEYAKDLIKHIKEFGDFSIGAACYPEGHIECDSLDKDIENLKQKVSCGVDFLITQLFFDNEKFYNYRDKLIKKGIDIPIMAGIMPVLNKNQIKKMVYLSGSSLPKKFIRIIDKYEYQPEALKEAGIIYAAEQIIDLLSWGVEGIHLYTMNKPDVANRIIGGISKIRCAVTEEKECII; encoded by the coding sequence ATGTTTATAAGAGATCTTTTTTCAATTAAAAGTCCAGTTATATCCTTTGAGATATTTCCTCCAAAAAAAGAATATCCTATTGAAGTAGTGTATGATACTATAGAAGGGTTAGAAGAATTAAATCCAGATTTTATAAGTGTTACCTATGGTGCTGGAGGAAGTAGTAAAGATAGAACTATAGAAATAGCTTCTAAAATAAAAAATGAATATAAAATAGAAGCATTAGCTCATTTAACATGTTATACTTCTACTAGAGCTGAAACTGAATCGATATTAAAAGAATTAAAAATAAATAATGTAAACAATATATTGGCTTTAAGAGGAGATCCACCTGCCCATGGATTTGAATATAAAAAAGATTATGAATATGCTAAGGATTTGATAAAGCATATAAAGGAATTTGGAGATTTTTCAATAGGGGCTGCTTGTTATCCAGAAGGGCATATAGAATGTGATAGTTTAGATAAAGATATTGAAAATTTAAAACAAAAGGTTTCTTGTGGAGTTGATTTTTTAATTACTCAATTGTTTTTTGACAATGAGAAATTTTATAACTATAGAGATAAATTGATAAAAAAAGGCATAGATATCCCTATTATGGCTGGTATAATGCCTGTACTTAATAAAAATCAAATTAAAAAGATGGTGTATTTATCTGGCTCTTCTCTACCTAAAAAATTTATTAGAATTATAGATAAATATGAATATCAACCAGAAGCATTAAAAGAAGCCGGAATTATATATGCAGCAGAACAAATAATTGATTTACTATCCTGGGGAGTAGAAGGCATCCACTTATATACTATGAATAAACCTGATGTTGCCAATAGGATAATAGGTGGTATTTCTAAGATAAGATGTGCTGTCACAGAAGAAAAGGAGTGTATCATATAA